ATGTCATTGAGCAAGCCAAGCGTGGGGAAATTGACTTAGAGGATCATCCTTATTATCAGGATTACGAGGAAGAGTTCTATGATGAGGACTATGAGGCTAATTATCAGCCCTCTGCATACAAGAGCCGCCGGATTGAGAATGCTAAACGTAATCAATTTCAGCACAAGCTTAATCGCATTCTCTTTTGGATTGTCGTCC
This region of Streptococcus thermophilus genomic DNA includes:
- the macP gene encoding cell wall synthase accessory phosphoprotein MacP, whose protein sequence is MSKPLLTDDVIEQAKRGEIDLEDHPYYQDYEEEFYDEDYEANYQPSAYKSRRIENAKRNQFQHKLNRILFWIVVLLIILIVAVFYF